ACTTTTTGACTTATAAATTGATGACTTatttggaaccaaacagggcttTAGCCATGGTTCACTACTAACCCACAAAGTAAAGCAGGGGGTTAACGAATTTAGTAACAAGCATGACCATTTTAAGCTACCGATTAAGAAAGCATGGTGATGATGGGCAAAAGTGAGTGTTTGGTGAGTAGCAATGAGTGGGGCGGTAGCCAGGTCAGCTTACCGGAACTGGTCGGTGTGGGGgaggcgttccttgcgcttgctctTCTTGGTGGAtccctcgtcggcggcggcgagcttgcCGGCGTCGATGTCGTAGAGCATGGCGGGGTCGGCGGGCAGCTCGAGGCGGCGCTTGCGccaggcggcgacgacgacggcggcgatcTGCGTGAGCGGGCTCCCCACGAGCTTCTTGAAGCGGTACCTCCGCGTCCCGGCGAGGAAGACGACGagcccggcggcgatggcggcggcgcaggcgccgtACCCCCAGGGCCGGCCCAGGTTGTCCTGGACGTAGACGAGCACGGTGACGGCGAGCAGCGAGCCGAgcgagatgaagaagaagaaccagtTGAAGAAGCGCATCATCTGGTTCCTCTCGGCGCGGTCCGTCTCGTCGAACTGGTCGGAGCCGAAGCCGGAGACGCTGGACTTGAGCCCGCCGGTGCCCAGCGCCGTCAGGTACAGCGCCAGGTAGAGCACGCCCAGCTGCGCGCCCGACGCGCGCTCGcacgccgcgccgtccgccgcgcacgccgccggccgcagccccggcgccgccgtcgagatCGTCAGGATCGTCACCCCCTGCGCGCGCCCACGCAGAATCAGAAATCAAATCTCGATGATCAGCTGTCAAAACTAATTCTACTCTAACTAATAACCCAGTAAATCCGTGCTGCGCTTGCATCATGCAACCGGCCATGCGCAGATAAAAATTGTTTGGAACTGTGTCGTCCACCATGCGTCGATACTGTCAGCAGTCAGCAGCACATACTCCCACAGGGGGCGAGGAGATGACGACGATGATTGGAATTGAATAGTCTGCTTTCTTTTTTGGTGCGAGTTCTTTTCACagcaagaaaagaagagagagcGGCGGCGTCTCCTCGCTCGAAAAGCTCCAATTTTTATTTGGATTTTACTGCGTGCGTAACAACAGGATGAAAACCCGGCCAGATATTTTGTCCGGCGAGGCAACCAACCGACATCAACGGAGCAAAGTGCGTCGACGGCATtaaattggggggggggggggttgaagaAGGTAGCAGTGGAGTCAAAGGGAAGGGagggcaaagaaaaaaaaagaatcccgAGCTTTTGGGAGACGACGATGGgagcaggaggaagaggaggagagtgagtaCTGACCGATgcctggacggcggtgaagatgGCGATGGTGAGGTAGCGGCCGAGGAAGGAGTCGGCGACGAAGCCGCCGAGGAGGCAGAGCAGGAAGGAGGTGCCCATGAAGTTGGTGACGACGTTGGCCGACTCGGCGTTGCCCAGGTGCatggtcgccgtcaggtacgtCACCAGGTTCACGGCGATGCCCAGCGTCGTCAGCCGCTCGTTCAGCTCCGCCACTGCAACCACCGGCCATGGGTCAGGTCAGCGTTAGCACACGGGCGGCCAATCGGAGCCCCCGGATCCGCGTGCCAGCgtggcggccggccggagctAGCTGACGCCGACGGGCGGTGGAACCGAACGGAGAAAATAAAATTCCCCCCGGCCGCCATCTTGGACACACCGAGAtggcgggcggccgcggcgggcggagaAAAATGAGTGAGCGGGCGGCGAGGTGCGGACCTAGgatcatggcggcggcgccccagcGGCCGGTGGAGGCGcgcggggccgggcggccctTGAAGTCCCAGGCGTCGAGGAGCACGTCGGTCTCCGCCGCGGCATTGGTCTCGGGCAGGAGTCccaccatcttcttcttcttcctgctcctcctcgccggcgaggtGGATTTGGGAAGGCGGGTAGGTGATGTGATGAACACGGAGACTAGCTCTTCGCTGCGGTGTGGCGGGCGGGCGCTGGCCGGTATATATAACCGTTTCCCGCAGGGGCATTCTGGGGAGAATCCGGTTGGGTGGGCCCGGCCTGGCTGGGCGGGCCCACGGATTAGTGGGGGTGATTAGAGGATAACACGCGGCGATTAACACGGGGGCAGGGGCGATTAGGGCATCCGGTTGGGTGATTAATAGAATCGCTTTGCTAATTAGTTGATTAATTAATCATTATCCGTACAAAGATAAGGGCGGGCTCCTGAAAACGAGAAGAGGATAAGGGCACTGCTTTGGCCGAacggagggagggggcggttGATTGGTTTGGAAACTACCTCGCCACGGCAGACgcttttttcctttaatttcatGGTTTTTTTCCAAAAGGAAAGAGAAAGTTTATCATATAAACCAAAAATTCACGAAACCGTCGAATTCGTTTTTGTACCACCAAGCCCGCGTTGCAATTTAAATAGTGCGTGCACGCGGAAACTCTAGAGATATCTTTGAGAAATATCTAAGTATATTTAACCCAATCGTCATCAGGGACCGAGTTCATAGAAATATCAGACGACATATCATTGAACCGTGACATatttatatctatatctattttTAAAGCGAGTAATCCatctaaattttttgtttggtgcgttttggtTTAGTTCGTCTCGTGTCATGACAGGTGGGTCTTAGTCCATTCGGTATGCgagtgaacatttccatccacgATTCGATCACGTAGATTCCTACAAATTAATGTACGAGCATCATTTGTCCGTAGCAACGTACATACACAATTGTCTAGTATTTAGTTATCTATAAGGAACCAGTAGTGAAGGGAGTATAGCTTTATAGATTACAGCTTGTTTGCTGTTTGAATTGTAAGTCAAGTAGTTGATCCCAATTGGCGCCAAAAAAGAACAGGTGTCCGCCGTTAGATACCAATTGGCGCTATCAAGTACGATGCTCGGAGCGCGTACATCAGAGAGAATGGAGATGGATGCGGATTCGAAAGGGATGACCTTACATGATGGGGGTCGAATGATCGATCAAATCGCATGTCGCGATTTCGTCACCTACCACTCTTGCGTGATACTAGGGGGACATATATTAACCACGGTCAGAACCATGTCTAAAAGTGACGGATTGACTGCGGTAATTAGTTAATCATAATTTTAATTCCTTCCCTAGAAACCCTATTACATGGTGGGATTCTGCTTTCatgtatttttccttttttttttaagaaaagagATTCCCAAGTATTTACGAGCTGTAAAGGTTTGATGTAAAAAGGAAGCCCAATCTAGTCCTGATGTACCGCATGGGATTTGCCATCAGTCAGATAGGACAGAATAATAGCAGTACAAAACGATTTCTTCAATCAGGCGATTATCAAGCCACGACAACCAATTCCTTGGCTAGCTAGCTCCCTCGAAAATGGAACAACAGGATCCAACTTTCTAGAAAAGAGGTGAATAGGATTCATGCGTACCATCACTTCCTTTATCACTCACTCTTGTATATCACGGCTCATACCATTTATTAATAACTCGTATTTTTCTCTCCATTATATATATGTTTTCTGACTTTATTTACTAGTTTGATGCGTCGTCTTTAAGAGCTCTCACTCGCTCCCAGAACAAGTGTTAAGAAATGATATCGTTGCCCTTATTGCTCGTTTGTGTTGTTTGTTTTTAGATCCTCTATAAtgatttaaatttaaataaatgAGGATCGTCCATCTGGCTGAAATTAACGGCTGagacaagatgtaccaagaggTACTAAAAAAAGATTCCGGCCCCTGAATAAATACGCATGCAATGGAACCAGAAAATAGCATTAATTAATTATTCGATTGTTGCCATGTATTTCTCTGCACCTTTTCTTTGTTGTTGTGGGTATTGCTTTAATAAGGTAAGCCCCACCAGCTGATCTAGAAGCTTAAAAATGCACTCCTTGTGAGACAAATTTGAATGCTACAATTGCACTTATTTTGGATAGAGAAagtaaaaaattattttagtaAAGGTACTACATACGTTAATTATTGGTACGATGTTAGATATCGATGGTACGTGGTCCAGAAAAAGTGTACCAAtggtcccaaaaaaaaaagctaccaATAATCCTCCTCTGACATCCTTCAAGGAAGAAGACTTCTTCTATCCAGGCGAAGTCCCACACTAAGATGATGACAATCTGCTGAAAGATCTGGAGCATCTTGCGAGGAAGGTAAAGAAGCCCGTCATACTTGCTGGTAATTGGTTGTTTATCACCAAGTTACCAATGTAAATTGATCTTTCTAAGGACAACTGATATACTAATATCTAGGGAGTATATATAGACAACTGTAAAAATCATTGTCTCTAGATTATTCTTCCATGCATTTTGTAGGATTCTATCCTAAAATTCTCTAGGCGGGAACAAAAGCATATCTCACTTCAAACTTTTTATCTTGATTTTGAAGAATAGACATTTCTGAACACTGTATGTCATAAAGGAAGTGCTATTCCAACAAAAGTTGAGAGCAAAAAACATTATCATATTAAGAGCTTGTAGGCTACGATCACCAAACTTTTAAGTAGATGGCTCTAAAACAATTTCAGTGATGAATGTGCTAATGAATTGTAGCTTTGATCAGCCAACAGCTAAAAGCAAAGATAATTATTTTTGGCAATTTAAACTAAAATAGTTTGGTATAAAGTGATTCGAAGTTGTAGCTAGCTTGTGATGGCATACATTAGGGAGTATATATTCCCCTTACACTCTGTATTTTGGGTTCCTGCAGGTTACATTACATGTGGCCGATGACAGCTCGGAATTTCTTACGGCAATAGCCAGTAGCTGTCAGTGTCCAATGGCTACTTCCAACTAGCTGCAAAGGTTGGGTTACCTCACCAGTCATCACCAGATACGCCGGCCGGCCTTTAGGAAAAACCATGACGTTGGGAAAAAAATCAGATGTATTGGGTCATGCTAAATTCCAAGATAGAAGATAGGTAGAAGTCCTTTCATGGAGGTTTGTTGCTTTGCAGTTGCTATCTAGCTAGCTAGAAACATACTTTGGGTTGGGATTTAACTTCGCCATTGACAAGCAGACCTTAATGCCTTATCAAAAAATAAATGACAGTTCtgtttttttagagaaaatttacaatgattgaaaaaatagaAGCCGTCCATCggataaaatccaacggtggtGAAGATAGAAAGTACCTAGAATAAAGTACCTGGTACTTCCAAAATATGAGACCAAGTATCAAAATGTGggaccgaatactaatttaatttattttttataaatactttctatagatcaacggctagaaaaaagttcaaggtaaaagtacctgaaagtacCCATTGGTACTTTACAATGATGGTAAAACAGCTCTTTTTTAAAACTTCCTACAAAAACCATTGGTTTATGCTAGAGCTTTGCTTTTGCTTAAAAAAGTATATTCTCTCCTCTCATCTGAATAATGAATGACGGAGTTCCTATCCAGCCTAgtagtatatatttttattaaaaaGAGAAAGGGTAAGAGAAAAGGATTTGTCCATAGATGCGCATTAGCACAATGGAAAAAAAGATAATGGGAACACAAAGGAAACTGAGAGAAATTCTCGAAATCAGATGCTCCTATATTGGGAAGGCCTCCAGCCTATCAAAATGTTCCAGGGGTCAACAGGCAGAGCACAGGTGCCCGGCCCCCAAAAGGCCGCGGGAAAGCAACGGAGATCTtgcgatccatccatccatccgtcGCGCGCCGGAGTGGACGCGGTGGTGGACCGGCCCGCCGGACGTTGATGCGCGCCGCGCGCATCCCACCATGGTTGCGTCTCCCGGCCGGGGTCTCTCGCGGAGTGTGGCCACGACGGCATCCGCATCTCTCTCGCGGCATCTGGTGATGGCCGGGGGGATCATCGGAGAGCCGCCTTTGGGACGGGGCACGTCGGACGGCGCCGTGCTGGCTTGTCAATGGCGGATTGGGCGGCGGGCGCCCACGCGGCTGCCGCGTTGTCCGGTAGCCCCCGCCGGCTAGATGTGTGCCTGGATTCGATGCCGATTGCCGAGGCACGAGGGAGGGACCTCGTTGCCGTCAATTTTCCGTCCCGTCTTCCTCTCCAATGTGGCCATGAATGGATGCCTGTTTTGGTAAAAGCGCACGTGCTGCTAGGTTTGTTCTTACCATTTTGCCATCTCTTTTACCTTGGTGTCAAAAGTGAACTTTCTTGGCGTAAAAAAAGTTATCTttcgttttttttcctttctttcttatATGTTCTATACAAGCTAAAAAA
The Panicum virgatum strain AP13 chromosome 6N, P.virgatum_v5, whole genome shotgun sequence genome window above contains:
- the LOC120678689 gene encoding protein NRT1/ PTR FAMILY 6.3-like, giving the protein MVGLLPETNAAAETDVLLDAWDFKGRPAPRASTGRWGAAAMILVAELNERLTTLGIAVNLVTYLTATMHLGNAESANVVTNFMGTSFLLCLLGGFVADSFLGRYLTIAIFTAVQASGVTILTISTAAPGLRPAACAADGAACERASGAQLGVLYLALYLTALGTGGLKSSVSGFGSDQFDETDRAERNQMMRFFNWFFFFISLGSLLAVTVLVYVQDNLGRPWGYGACAAAIAAGLVVFLAGTRRYRFKKLVGSPLTQIAAVVVAAWRKRRLELPADPAMLYDIDAGKLAAADEGSTKKSKRKERLPHTDQFRFLDHAAINEEPAAEPSKWRLATLTDVEEVKTVVRMLPIWATTIMFWTVYAQMTTFSVSQATTMDRRIGASFQIPAGSLTVFFVGSILLTVPIYDRVVVPVARRLSGNPHGLTPLQRIGVGLALSVVAMAGAALTEIRRLRVARDAAVPAGAVVPMSVFWLIPQFFLVGAGEAFTYIGQLDFFLRECPKGMKTMSTGLFLSTLSLGFFVSSALVAAVHRVTGDRHPWIADDLNKGRLDNFYWLLAVICLANMFVYLVAARWYKYKAGRPGADGSVNGVEMADEPMLH